The following is a genomic window from Mustela lutreola isolate mMusLut2 chromosome 5, mMusLut2.pri, whole genome shotgun sequence.
TTTTATCTCTCtgaatttcttcttcattctttgttCCATCTCTCGATCTTACCAGTTCTTACCTGAGAACCAAGGGGAAAGTGGTGTTTTAGAAATAGCGGATTTGGAGATGACAAGTTACCGAAATCTTAGTGCAGGGCACTAGGTCAGGCACTTTACATGCATCATTTAATCGTCCTAACGGCGAGATACTGTTTttgctccattttacagaggagaaaattgaGGTTTACAGGATGAGCCTTCGGCCAAGTTCATTCAGTAAGCTTGGAGCCGAGATTCAGATACAaatctctttcactttctcaggCTTTGAATCACTATGGAGGTTACATAAAGGAAGATTGTTACGGTGGGAGAACTATCCCAGACGTCTTCCGTCTCTGTCTCCATGCTTGCTTGTGTTTCATTTCTGGGCCTCCCAGCATTCAGTCCACAGAATGTATCTAGCAATGGCGAAAAGAAGAATGTTAATGCCTAGACCGATATGTCTTACGGAAATAAGAGATGTGGGAGATGGCTGTTTTTGATACTGCAGAATTTTTATGCTTCCAAGAGTATATTTAGTGTTTCTAATCAGTTTGGTGTTGGGGTTGGGGTAAAGGTAGGCGAGATGGACTATGAAAACTTATGTATTGTTTTTATGTGTCCTCCAAAGTACTGAATGCATAATGTTACATATTGTTTACAtacatatgcgtgtgtgtgtttgtgtgtatgcgtGTAAAGCTTAATGTTTCACAGTAGGAGTTCAGTAGATTAATGAAAATAGGTTTTCATGATTTCACTAAAAACGATACACCctaaatcttacttttttttttttttaagattcttttaattttaaaataatctgcaCTCATAGTGGGGCTCACACTCATAGTCCTGAGATAAGAGTGTAAAGCTGTACGGACTGAGCTGGCCAGGGGGCCTCCACCCTAAATCTTGACACATATTTTCTGCTCTCTCAAAACATGTGGAATTAAAATTCACtcgtgagggcgcctgggtggctcagtgggttaggccgctgccttcggctcaggtcatgatctcagggtcctgggatcgagtcccgcatcgggctctctgctcagcagggagcctgcttcctcctctctctgcctgcctctctgcctacttgtgatctctctctgtcaaataaataaataaaatcttaaaaaaaaaaattcactcgtGAGAATGAGGACTGCCTTACTGCTTACATTGGAGAAGGTGACTGTGGTGGTACCTGTTAAGACTGTCTTGAAGGGTAGAGATAGGGTGACAGTAGCAGTTAGACCAGTGTCACCTAGATAGTCATGGAATCTTGAGTCTCTTAGTGTCCAGTAATGTCTACTCAGAGATCTGCCTCCAGAGGAATGTTGTATGAGAGGATCagttaaagaaaggaagaggaaactgTCGTATCTAAGAGGTTCTAAAAATagcaaagtattttatttaccactaaaattttaagaagatcTCAATTTAAATGTTACTGATGTCTCATTCTTTTTCTgggacatatttattttattttttaagattttatttatttatttgacagatcacaagtaggcagagaggcaggcagagagagagaagggggaagcaggcaccccgtggagcacagagcctgatgccgggtttgatcccaggaccccgagatcataacctgagcccaaggcagaggcttaacccactgagccacccaggcgcccctctgagacatttttagaagttaatgCAAGTGTACTAAAGTGAAAATCACTGTCCCGGAGTAGTGTTTGACCATTTTGAAAGAGCCATTTGTATCATTACCTATAGTTTGGTGTCATTTGATTAGGTAGCATAATGAAACTGGTACCtctatgtttatttatatgtatttaattttttaggaatTCTTTGAGTGACTATATAAATCTGTTCACTTGTAGTTTTATACTTCTAAGAGTTTATGTAGTTAGAGGCAAATACATTCAGAGTAACTTAAAGTGATACTTCATAGTATATACATGTAAGTTAAGTTTTCAGGCAGACAGTATTTTCAATTCTCTGTTGTTGTTTGGATTAACTACAGTTTCTTCATTCTGAGTTCTTTGAAGTGCATGGATATTCCTGAGTTTTGCAAGACTAAAGTATTTTATGGAGTAACAGtccaaagtaattttttagaGGAatagtccttttctttttttttttttttttaaagattttttatttattatttatttgacagagagagaaatcacaagtaggcggagagtcaggcagagagagagagaagcaggcttccgctgagcaaagagcccgatgcggggctcgatcccaggaaactgagatcatgacctgagccgaaggcagtggcttaatccactgagccacccaggcgccccagtccttttcttttaaaaataaaaataaagggatacctgggtggctcagttggttaagctgctgcctttggttcgggtcatgatcctgagtttCTGGGagggagtcccacatcgggctccttgaccagcagggagcctgcttctctctctgcctctgcctgccactctgcctgcttgcgctctctctctctgacaaataaatagataaaatctttaaaacaaacaaacaaaaacccctgaaAACAGTGTGCTTTTTAAAAGCTTGAGATGAATTTCTGTTTAtatatagaaagtaaaaaataaatatttttgtttggagTCTTTTAATTTCAGAGTGAGGCATATTTTATTTGCCAACCACCAAATGACAAAAATCTTGTCTTGGCTCCTGTAGTGTGACAGAAGGAGCTCATTGAGTCTCTAGAGAGAACTCtgtgaaaagaggaaaaatgacttaaataaaCGAGGCTCCTTTCGCTCTTCAGTCCCCTCTGTGTTAAGTATAATATGGAAAATGTTAGAATTACAAAACTGTAAAGCTGGAAGAGCCTTAGTCATCTTATTCACATTCCTCTTTTTATTAATGAGGAATTTGATCAATAGAAATTTCAGTAACTTTTCAGTACCATATTTCATGGCAGAATAGTTAAAATTTAATCATTATGAAATCAAATAGAAGTTCAAAGGATTAAGACAAAACTCAGTTTTGTCTTCTATGGCTGGACCATAGAAGCTAGAAACAAGTCTGGGCCCAACCTTTTCCGTTTACTATGGGTAAAGACTTTGATGTTTCAGTGCTTGAGATTCCTCAGTTTGGAAATAGTATTTGCCCTGCATGTTTAATAAGGCTATTCTTATGATCAGGAGTTATGATGTAGGCTTACATAATACTGGATagttttcagatataagattgtGCAGTATCATTTCCGTTTTAAGAAATGCTTGCACTTCAGATCTCtgctttttttaataaagaaaattctcGAGCACTGACATCTGTTCACTGGTTACCATGGactgtttcctcttttcttctaggGACCTTACAAATTACCCCAGGCTTTAAGGacaaaagattgtatttttttccatgcAACCACATTCTGTTTTAAAGTTAAGTGTATTAAATTCCCTAAGAGCCTTGCTGTCCTTGTAATTTAATTCTGTATTTCATCAAGTCTAAAATGTACTTGATTATCTGGGCTCTGATTTTAAGATGCACTAAAAAGCAAAAGACACTGCCAAAGTATGACATAGTAAGAAGATGCATctctgtttcattcatttaacagggatgttaaaatgaggaaaaagtgTGCTTTACGCAGTCAGTGAAGTACACAGAGATTGGAATCCACTGTTCAGTAACCTTTGTGTAATACATTATACTTGTTCTTTGACTTaactcttgttttccttttacgggagaaaagggaaggaaggaaaggtgtCGCTTTTGGAAAGGTAGATGACATTTTTTGGCTTCTTTGAATAAGATAAATGTTTCTTAGGAAAACCTTGGACTTTTCCTGGAGTTCAAGATTACACTTCTCAAAGGGCAGTTTCCAAATCACCATCTTCAGCACAttcctgggaacttgttagaaatacaaattatcaGGACTTATCCCAGATGTACTAAATCTGAAAGCCTCCTGCATGATTCTTACACATAATGAACCCTAAGAGCCACCAACTAAGAACTGTAACATATGCCTTTGCTTCTTTAATGTGAAGTAATAAAAAGTGAGaaactcagaagaaaccaaatcatagctcttttatattttctcaggGATCTTTATGGTATTTATCCTGTGTAAATTGTTTTCTGATTGTATCTACTAGACTTGGCATGTTCTCTCTTCTTTACAAATCAGTCTTTGTAGGGCTGTTTTCTTgccaaaattcaaagaaaatattttactggCTGAAATCCTTGTTTTCATAGATCAGTTGGCTTGGGGCCAGGTTTTACAACAGAGAGCCTAGataatttttccttcaatttttaaaaagtttggaatGGTTGAACTAAGGAAAAGATATCTTTAAGAGTTTAccattatggggcgcctgggtggctcagtgggttgggccgctgccttcggctcaggtcatgatctcggggtcctgggatcgagtcccgcgtcgggctctctgctcggcggggagcctgcttccttctctctctctctctgtctgactctcagtgtacttgtaatttctctctgtcaaataaataaataaaatctttaaaaaaaaaaaaaaaaaaaaaaaaaaaaaaagagtttaccaTTATGtagtctcctttcttttttttttttttttaagattttatttatttttttgacaaacagagatcacaagtaggcagagaggcaggcggaaacaggctccctactgagcagagagaccaatgtggggctctgtggggctcgatcccaggaccccaggatcatgacttgatctgaaggcagaggcattaacccactgtccacccagatgccctgtggtggccgccttttttttttttttttttttaaacatagtgcTAAATTATTCTGCTAAACTAAGGACTATCAAAGATCTTTAGTTATTGTATGCTTGtttaaagtgtttttgtttttgttttgttttttgtttttttaagattttatttatttgagagagcatgagcaagggagccccagagggaaaaggagaagcagacttcctgctgagcaaggagccccatgtgggacttaatcccaggactctgggatcatgaccccagccaaaggcagacacttaactcaccgagccacccaggtaccatcCTTTTTGAAGTTTCTGACATCTCAGAATAGGTGACCATAGCTATAGTAAAAAGACTGCGAactgataaaatataataatttttttaaagtaggctgcaCACCAAACCTGGGCTTAAATTtttgaccttgagatcaagagtcacatgctatacTGACGCAGCAAGCAAAGTGCCCctaataaaacttttcttttctctctctctctcttttttaaagattttatttatttatatgacagagagagagagagagagatatcacaagcaggcagagaggcaggtagagaaagagggcgaagcaggctcccagctgagccgagagcctgtattcagggcttgatcccaggaccctgagatcatgacctgagccgaaggcagaggcttaacacactgagccacccaggtgccccccccccaataaaactatttattggtggtttttaaaatagtaaatgttgATTTTATTCAAGAGTTTGGGAAATTTGGTGTTACCCATCTTTGGGAAGAATGGAAGTTTTTAAACTGGTTtggaaacaacttttttttttcctaaatagtagttccttttaatttcattgtgTAAGGAATTTTTTCTTTGCCATGTAAGAACATagattagtttaaaatatttgtttctttttcttttttccattatctTCTGTGTTAGGGCTTTCCCCACCAATGTTAGTTTTAACTTGTCTGTTAAAGTAAATTTAGAGATAACTCAGGAACATTTACCAGTTTGCTTAAACTTGGATTATTATTACTGTTAAGACCACGTGTATTTTTCCTCCACATAAATTCCTGTGAAATGTGAATTCTCTAATTCAGACCTATCAGAATATGATAAATCAATGAGATTTGGAAGAAAACTTGGGATTACAAACTGAAGACCAAAATTGTCAACTTGTGAACATACTGGTGGAATACAGCCAAATAGTTAATCAGGGCGTAAAAAATTCATAGCTTCAGACTaattgtacatttttataaaatggagaacGTAATAAAATTGCTGTTTATTCAACTATAAATCTATTTAACTAGGTATATCCTTACAGTATCACCTTAGGTTCTTTTTCTTGGATAAGATGAataaaacctttctttcttttttcttttttaaagattttatttatttgacagagagagacacagccagagagggcaCATgaacaaggggagtgggagggggagaagcaggcttcccaccgagcagggtgtctgatgtggggcttgacctgagccgaaggcagacacttaatgactgagccaccagggtgccccaGTAGAACGTTTTCTTAAGTGATATAATTATTGATGCAGCTTGATCTTTGTTCTAACTTAAGAATTGTCTAATAAATATGGGACACGAAGCAAACTACTTAGACTggaagtatttattgaacaataATAGTGACTAATTTTGTAGAGAGAGTATTTTCAAAATACCTAATCCTTTGTTCTCCTATTCATCTTTTAGGAGGAAGTTAACGTTCCCAATAGGCGGGTTCTGATTACTGGCGCCACTGGGCTTCTTGGCAGAGCTGTGTATAAAGAATTTAAGCAGAATAATTGGCATGCCTTTGGCTGTGGTTTTAGAAGAGCAAGACCAAAATTTGAACAGGTTAATCTTTTGGATTCTGAAGCGGTTCATCACATCATTCATGATTTTCAGGTATGGTTGTCTGTTTAACACATACATAAACTATCCTAAGAATTGTCTATGAACTATATTAAACAGTTGTCTGGATGATTTAGAAAATGTTCTTGCTCTCAAGAGAGTTAACTGTACTTAAGCTCTAACCTATTAAGCAACAAGAGtatgcagttgacccttgaacagtgcAGGCCTTAGGAATGCCAATCCTTGCATAATTGAacatctgtgtataactttttaCTTCCTCAAAAGAACTGCTAATATAAGATATTTGAATTTATGAATTTAATTTGAAATTGGTATTCTTTTAACACTATTGACTGGAAGCCTGGTTGATTAACACATAGTTTgcatatgtgttatatactgtattcttacaataaaataagctgtGGAGAAGAAAATGGTACTGAGAAAATACattatggtattttatttatttaaaaatatccgCATCTAAATAGACTCGTAACTCAAACCCATGTTCCACGACCAAGTGTatagtgcacttttttttttctgttagcatGGCAAAATATATGCAGCCGTTCAAAAGATTGTGTCGAAACACAGGTTGACAAAACTTGGGaattaaaaaaagcattttataaaaagcTTATGTTTGTGAGGTTCTCTTTTTAAATACGACTTTCTGTGCAAATGCCTGTTTAATATTATCTGTAAACCCGTGACACTGCAAAGTAGgtattatcatttccattttagagatgacagAGGCTCGGGTTAAATAACTTGTTGACCAGTGCTGTAGTAAAGTTACTgaaaaatttaacttttgttCTACCTCTGATCAAATTGTGAGAGTTAAAGTTCTTTTCAACAATGTCCAAGGTACACCTGCATTAGACACTTGGAGAACTCATTATTTAGATCTCATTTCCAGAAATTTTAACTCAGTAAGTCTGTGTCGGGCTCAGGACATTGTAAGATGCACCCCAGATTATGCACGTTCAAGTTTTAAAGCAACTCTAAGATTATGCTTCCTCGGCAGTTGTTAAGGATGGAGATAGTCTGGCATGTTTGTGTGTTAGCCCTGCCTGTCAGTACTTTTACCGAATCTTCACTTGGGTTCATCTTCTCTGGGAAGTAGGTACCCCTCCTTAACAAAAGACCCTGTGCATTCCTATATCTTCAATttagttattataattattttttttaagtaagctctaggctGCACATGAGGCTTGAACTTGTTACCCCAAGTTCAAGAATCACatcctctactgactgagccagccaggtgccccattcctcTGTCTTGATGTATGTCACATACTACTGAAACAGTCTCTTTACATACCCTTCTTTTCCAGTAGATTATGAAATCCTTGCTCCTTGCACAGGGGTTAGTATATAGGTGATATaataaatggttaaaattttgttgttgttgtttaagatttgatttatttgacagagagagagatcacaaataggcagaggggcaggcagatagaaagagagagaagcagactccctgctgaacagggagcccaaggtgggtctcagtcccaagaccctaagatcatgacctgagccgaagacagaggcttaacccactgaggcacccaggctccccatagtTAACATTCTTTAAATGGTTGGTATAAGAGATTTGAATTTATGAATTTAATTTGAAATTGGTATTCTTTTAACACAAATTATTATTTAGGTCATATTTATTGTATAAATGTTAGCTCTTTTCTCCCATCCAAATTAGAGAATAAAGCTTATTTTGGTTGAAAAATAATAGTTGTTGGGgcgtctggtggctcagtgggttaagcctctgcctttggctctggttgggatcgagccccgcatcgggctctctactcggtggggagcctgcttccttctctctctctctctgcctgcctctccgcctacttgtgatctctctctctgtcagataaataaataaaatcttaaaaaaaaaaaaagaaaaaagaaaaataatagttgtTGATCTTGAGTTTATCTGGTTTTGCCTAGGGATTACTAAATTGCTCTTTCCTTTTCAGggcctacatttatttatttatttgtctgtctgtctatctcttaaagatttatttatttatttgagagagagagagagatcacaagtaggcagagtagtaggtagagagagaggggaaagcagcctccctgctgagcagagagcctgatgcagggctgaatgccaggaccctgagatcatgacctgagctgaaggcagaggcttaatccactgagccacgtagACACCCCACctacatttattttaaggaagttTGAAATTTGGAAAAGGGAAGCATGGCAAAACTATTATagcaattctaaaaaaaaaaaatttaaaaaattacagcgATTATTTACTTGAAGGAATATTGATTTAGCAAACCTTTTTTATGAATTGAGTCACTGTTGGGAGGCTGTAGCTCCCTTGTTTTATTCCTTTGGCTTAAAAATACATCAATGTTTACCATCCAGCCCCATGTCATAGTACACTGTGCAGCGGAGAGAAGGCCAGATGTTGTGGAAAATCAGCCAGATGCTGCTTCTCAGCTTAATGTGGATGCTTCTGGGAATTTAGCAAAGGAAGCAGGTAATGATGACTTTATAAAATCTttgcaaaatattaaataattgctGAGTTTATAAAGGTCAAAGGTTTCTAGATCGCTTAGAAGAGATTTATATATGATGAATAAGCTATTATAAATGCCAGTGCAGAGTGATGTTATGTAATAATTTgatagattattttcttttatgtctttttttttagctttaattGGAGCATTTCTAATCTACATTAGTTCAGATTATGTATTTGATGGAACAGATCCACCTTATAGAGAGGAAGACGTACCAAGTCCCCTAAATCTGTATGGCAAAACAAAATTAGAAGGAGAAAAGGCTGTCCTAGAGAACAATTTAGGTAAGACAAATTTCTTTAGCTCCTGATAGTTTTGATTGTTTTGAGGATTCCTTTTATGATACtgagaaaaacacacacagacatacacacatgtatatatacacatatatatggtatGCTATATATAAGAcatacaaaattttgaaaaaattagcATAAATCATTGGAGGAAAAATTAGAGAATgtagttaataaaaatgaaaaataagaattttagaaaTCATGACGAATTTATGAATCCTTGCAGACTTTTTCCAGTATTGGTATATACATGAATGTCATgtataggggtacctggctggctcagtcagtagagtatgtaaTTCTtgatgatcttggggttgtgaattcaatccccatattgggcatagagcttagattaaaaaaaaaagttattgtataAAAGACAAGACTCTTAtagtataaatatttgtaatattctttcaaaaaacaggtCTGTATCATTTCTCCTAGATTgaggtatttgttattttttgtacaattcttaaatttatttatttctttttttttaagatctggaGAGACAAGGGggttagggggaggggcaggtggagaaggagagagagactctcaagcaggcttcatacccagtgtggagcccagggcggggcttgatctcacaacactgagatcatgacctgagccaaaatcaggagtcagatgcttaactgactgaaccaccaaggtgcccgaggttttgaatttctgtttgtatggctcttcttttttttttttttttttttttttttttaagattttatttatttatttgacagagagaaattacaagtacactgagaggcaggcagagagagagagagagagaaggaagcaggctccctgctgagcagagagcccgatgtgggactcgatcccaggaccctgagatcatgacctgagccgaaggcagcggcttaacccactgagccacccaggcgcccctgtatggctcttcttttcccttatatgtgtttgtgtatatacacacaaatatatgtgcCGAATATAAAAAGTAATActcttactggaaaaaaaaaaaatcaaaattgtaaAGGGTAGAAGTTCTTTTATAATCTCGCCTCTGGGAAGCACCAAATGTGGTTAGGTATGAAAgcattttttgtgaattttctaaaaatggagGATTTCGTTTTATAATCTGGTCCCTTGaatatttgtctttcactacatatTGAGTCATCTCTGGATTATCTTTTCCTATCAGTGGCTGCATAGTACTTGATTTAATGATTCCTTGCACTGCCTTAGACTGTACAGTCTTTGAGAAGCATCTTGTAGTGTAGATTCCATGCTTATGGCATTTccagatgggtttttttttttccctttggtatTATAAATTATCCTGCAGGAATCATCCTTGAATACATATCTATACGTGGTTATCCAGtatgttaatttaattaaaaagtttaactttCAGTTAAAGTGTTCATTATTCAAAGTCTGTTGTAACTGCTCAGTAGGGACCTACATAAAATCTGAAAGCTCATAATTCCTTAATCACTGGTTCCAAGAATAATGTGGTGAAACactcacataacttttatatagATGCACCACTTGTTAATGTGTCatggttgtatgtgtgtgtgtttttcaccGAACATGTTGGGAATTAGTTGAAATTCACCCCAAAATATTTCACCAtgctgtttatcttttttaaaagattgattgattgattgattgattctggggtgggggaggagcaaagagagaaaatctttaagcagatttcccactgaacacagagctgtatgtggggctcagtcgcacaaccctgagatcatgacctaaactggaaccaagggtcagacactaaactgactgggccacccaggctcccctatgcTATTTATCTACTAAGAAGATTTTTCTTTACATAATTACAGTGTAGTTATCACACTCAGGAAATTTAACATTAATATGGTGTTATACTATAATATATCATCTATGTAGGAATTTTCCCACTTGTCCCAATAATACCCTtcattgccttttattttttaatctaggaTCCAGTCAAGGATCACTCATTGCACTTCGTTGTCATATCAGtttaatttcttcattattatgactgttaaaaataatatataaaggggcgcctgggtggctcagtgtgttaaagcctctgccttcagctcaggtcatgatctcagggtcctgggattgagtaccgcgtcgggctctctgctcggcggggagcctgcttcctcctctctctgccttcctctctgcctacttctgatctgtctctgtcaaaggaataaataaaatcttttaaaaaaaaaataatatataaaaataccccAAATGacagaaacctttaaaaatattcagtataatatttgttaaatgggcGTTATTATAGGTGAACTATGTCATTTTGGTATATTGCAAGTTTTCtacaacagtatttttttttttttaaattttaatttttttatttgagagagcatgggtatacaagcacaagcaggggaaacaacagaaagtgagggagaagcaggttctctgctaagcagggacctTGACGTTGTGGGgctgatgccaggatcctgggatc
Proteins encoded in this region:
- the MAT2B gene encoding methionine adenosyltransferase 2 subunit beta isoform X2; this translates as MTPAKGRHLTHRATQEEVNVPNRRVLITGATGLLGRAVYKEFKQNNWHAFGCGFRRARPKFEQVNLLDSEAVHHIIHDFQPHVIVHCAAERRPDVVENQPDAASQLNVDASGNLAKEAALIGAFLIYISSDYVFDGTDPPYREEDVPSPLNLYGKTKLEGEKAVLENNLGAAVLRIPVLYGEVEKLEESAVTVMFDKVQFSNKSANMDHWQQRFPTHVKDVATVCRQLAEKRMLDPSIKGTFHWSGNEQMTKYEMACAIADAFNLPSSHLRPITDSPVLGAQRPRNAQLDCTKLETLGIGQRTPFRIGIKESLWPFLIDKRWRQTVFH